The genomic segment CGGCGAGCGGGGCAACGAGATGGCGGAACTGCTGGAGGAGTTCCGCACCCTGAAGGATCAACGCACCGGCGCCTCGCTCCTGTTCCGTACCATCGTGGTGGTCAACACCTCCAACATGCCGGTGGCCGCCCGGGAGGCGTCCATCTACACCGCCGTCACCATTGCGGAATACTACCGGGACCTGGGGCTGCACGTGCTGCTCCTGGCCGACAGCATCTCCCGCTGGGGCGAGGCGCTGCGGGAGATCTCCTCCTCCCTGGAGGAGATGCCGGGCGAGGAGGGGTATCCCACCTATCTCTCGTCCCGGCTGGCGGCCTTTTTCGAGCGCGCCGGGGCGGTGGAGACCCTGAACGGCGCCATCGGCTCCCTCACCATGATCCTCTCCGTCTCCCCGCCGGGGGGGGACTTCTCCGAGCCGGTCACCCAGGCCTGCCTCCGCACCACCGGCGTGTTCCTGATGCTGGACGCCGCCCTGGCCCACAGCCGCCATTATCCGGCCATCAACTGGGCCCAGAGCTATTCCCTCTACGCCGCCGGGGTGACGGGGCACTTCACCGCCCGGGTGGCCCCTGCCTGGGGAGAGATGCAGCAGCGCTGCCGGGAGCTGTTGCAGCGGGAGGAGACCCTGCGGGAGGTGGCGGAGATCGTGGGGGCCGAGGGGTTGCAGGATGGGGACCGGCTCCTGATGATGACCACGGAGCGGATCAGGAACGAGTTTCTCTGCCAGAACGCCTACGGCGACGACGCCTTTTGCGCCCCGGAACGGACGGCGGCAAAGATGGGCGCCATCCTGGCGTTGTACGACCGGGCCGAGGCCGGACTCAAGCAGGGGCTTTCCCTGGACGAGGCGCTGGTATCCCGTGTGGCGAGTACCTTGTAACACTTACGTTAACGGATACAATTCCCTCCCCCCTCGCGGGGGAGGGTTAGGGTGGGGGGGACGTTGCCATGACGTGGGCCTGGTTGCAGCTTCACCCACCCCCTAACCCCTTTAGGCCCCAGAGGGTCCTCCCGTCAAGGGAGGGGGAACTTCCCGGCATAGTGCTCCATGATCTGATCCTGTCCGACACGAGGTGGCTATGAGGCTGAGCGAACACCGATACCGTACCGTCGCCTCCGTGGGGGGGCCGCTCCTCTTCGTGGAGGGCGTCGTGAACTGCCGCATGGGGGAGATGGTGCGGATCATCTACCCGGACGGCACGGCTGTGGCTGGCGAGGTGTTGAAGATCTCCGGCCAAACCGTGCTGATCCAGGTGTTCGGCGAGACCGCGGGCATCGACCTGGGGGCCGAGGTGATCTTCAGCGATGCGGTCCGCCGGGCTCCATTGTCCCGCTCCATGGTGGGGCGGGTCTTCAACGGCTCCTTCGAACCCATCGACGGTCTCCCCATGTTTATCCCGGAGCAGTGGGGCGGGGTGAACGGCCTCCCCATCAACCCCACGGCCCGGGCCTGCCCCGAGGAATTCATCGAAACCGGCTTTACGGCCATCGACACCCTCAACACCCTGGTCAAGGGGCAGAAGCTCCCCATCTTCTCCTGCGCCGGGCTCCCCTCCCGCGAGGTGGCGGCCGGCATCCTGCGCAACGCGCGCCTGGCGGGCGGGGGCGAATTCGTGGTGGTGTTCGTGGCCCTGGGGTTGACCCACCACGACTACTCCTTTTACATGGACGCGCTCCAGGAGATGCACACCGGTTTCGTGGCCTTCGTGAACCGGGCCGACGAACCGGTGGTGGAGCGGCTCCTGGCGCCCCGCTTCGGCCTGGCCTGCG from the Oryzomonas sagensis genome contains:
- a CDS encoding V-type ATP synthase subunit A; this translates as MDGRITGISGPTVTAKVGGVKLCDMVLVGHAGLVGEVVRLAGEQAIVQVYENTLGLGVGEPVVGTGGQLTVTLGPGLVSTMYDGLQRPLERVRAAVGPFIRPCRDIPPLDTAAEWRFEPDRKAGDEVGAGEVIGRIREGAFVHLITAPVPGRLGEVRSGRCTLAEPVARYADGCGIFALQKWPVRRPRPFRRKLPPVLPLVTGQRVIDFLFPLVRGGTAIFPGGFGTGKTILEQTIAKFADADLVVYVGCGERGNEMAELLEEFRTLKDQRTGASLLFRTIVVVNTSNMPVAAREASIYTAVTIAEYYRDLGLHVLLLADSISRWGEALREISSSLEEMPGEEGYPTYLSSRLAAFFERAGAVETLNGAIGSLTMILSVSPPGGDFSEPVTQACLRTTGVFLMLDAALAHSRHYPAINWAQSYSLYAAGVTGHFTARVAPAWGEMQQRCRELLQREETLREVAEIVGAEGLQDGDRLLMMTTERIRNEFLCQNAYGDDAFCAPERTAAKMGAILALYDRAEAGLKQGLSLDEALVSRVASTL
- a CDS encoding V-type ATP synthase subunit B; amino-acid sequence: MRLSEHRYRTVASVGGPLLFVEGVVNCRMGEMVRIIYPDGTAVAGEVLKISGQTVLIQVFGETAGIDLGAEVIFSDAVRRAPLSRSMVGRVFNGSFEPIDGLPMFIPEQWGGVNGLPINPTARACPEEFIETGFTAIDTLNTLVKGQKLPIFSCAGLPSREVAAGILRNARLAGGGEFVVVFVALGLTHHDYSFYMDALQEMHTGFVAFVNRADEPVVERLLAPRFGLACAEYLAFSCGMDVLVVVTDITNYCDALREVSTAREELPGRRGYPGYMYSDLASLYERAGRIQGTAGSVTMLPVVTMPEDDITHPIPDLTGYITEGQIVLSRELHQRGVFPPVDVLPSLSRLMQRGIGPGHTRDDHRRIADALYRHYAKGRYVRGLEAVVGREGMVEADRVMLDFADAFEAEVIGQGEARRGIGASLDAGLALLKRFSLEPP